Proteins encoded in a region of the Perca fluviatilis chromosome 8, GENO_Pfluv_1.0, whole genome shotgun sequence genome:
- the eea1 gene encoding early endosome antigen 1 isoform X3: protein MKSHNSAEELFKHYQLFHDTGDLPTHMAPTREDLTMLRQEVQDLHTSLKEEKWFSEELKKELDKVQGQLKQNDGQTGSEDAALERKLNEAETEKFNIKQMKDLFEQKAAQLATEIVDLKSRYDEEKSLREAADQRLGKLTEQLQKEKQENERLQTELLQRPGVEDVEVLQKELVQVQTLMDSLTRDREEESERLKTHYEQLQANYTTSEIRKLEMTIYQLKAELEKGPQEAAVYTQQIHQLQSSLNNLQQESQSLSEKLARKEKEYQKLEECLEAEKAAKKGVQGSLRERELEVQELQARATGAEASVQKAQTELGERAEEVAKLKSEITELEVKHAELKVERKQLEQQREEKDSQGAQQQTEISQLHAKLLETERQLGEVQGRLKEQRQLSGEKLKDREQQAADLQLKLSRAEEQLKESASKNTDLQHQLEKAKQQHQELQALQQNTNGKLREAQNDLEQVLRQIGDKDQKIQNLEALLQKSKDIVSQLEAERDDLCAKIQAGEGETAVLNQLKEKNLALQEQVTQLTDKLKNQSESNKQAQDNLHEQVQEQKTLLRSAQDRAHTLETSVTELSAQLADSKEKVAQLDAQLKAKTEMLLSAEAAKAAQKANLENNLETAQHALQDKQQELNKVQKKVEEQAQRLKERQEQCTQMDASLKECKDKLLASEQRIEKLEGINKKLESQVRELQATRDQVQQEMQKLQKEGSEVKRKAKELQRSLETEKAGATTLQEELKKKAAALSDVQQQLERSEEDKAALKLDLDKVSQEGKAKHAELDRKAQSLTVDLQKAQQEKEAQRKELTSTQESLGKANKALKESQSQLDTERKNHKSAMEEKEKSNEKARQELLKNNEAITKAMKESKDQLEQMGEAEKKLKVQLTTLEQQHLKAQGALKEKEKELEKLQAQLKMSQGSFEEETKKLEGQVAKLQEVNVKKTEEESKLRAQVSDLGKELASENSRTTELQKALEQRQESLTKLQSDFYGKESEVSAMRQDLKASEEKLNLAQEELAANRNHQTGLEAQIQELQTGRGSLEQELAKRDQKLQQQEQTLRELQKQQGQVKEELEKERSKVEELNKAKSVLEKNNTRLTSELKTVTEKSEKELGELLEAKQLLIQQKVELQGQVEAAQKSLEQEQKEHQATRDSRSQQEEQLRAQTKIVQDQLSSEKRAREEQVKRGEEAEAKMGVQVTALNENVATLKREWQGSQRRVGELEKQIDELRGEIAVLEATVQNNQDERRALLERCVKGEGEIEKLQAKVVELRRKLDDTTAAMQELGRENQSLQIKQCQSLTRKWAEDHEVQNCMACGKGFSVTVRKHHCRHCGNIFCAECSSRNAFTPSSKKPVRVCETCFEDLQG, encoded by the exons ATGAAGTCACACAACTCTGCAGAGGAGCTGTTCAAGCACTATCAGCTGTTCCACGACACCGGAGACCTGCCCACTCATATGGCACCCACTCG GGAAGACCTTACAATGCTGCGGCAAGAGGTTCAGGACCTGCATACTTCTCTCAAG GAGGAAAAGTGGTTCTCTGAGGAGCTCAAGAAGGAGTTAGACAAAGTCCAAGGACAACTGAAGCAA AATGATGGACAGACGGGCTCAGAGGATGCAG CCCTTGAAAGGAAGTTGAACGAAGCGGAGACCGAGAAGTTCAACATCAAGCAGATGAAAGACCTGTTTGAGCAGAAGGCTGCCCAGCTGGCCACAGAGATAGTAG ACTTAAAGTCCCGCTATGATGAGGAGAAGAGCCTAAGGGAGGCTGCTGACCAGAGGCTGGGCAAACTGACCGAACAGCTAcagaaagagaagcaggagaaCGAGAGACTCCAAACAGAACTG CTGCAGCGACCGGGAGTGGAGGATGTGGAGGTACTGCAGAAGGAGCTGGTGCAGGTCCAGACACTGATGGACAGTCTGACCCGTGACAGGGAGGAAGAGTCTGAACGCCTCAAAACCCACTACGAGCAGCTGCAGGCTAACTACACTACCTCAGAG ATTCGTAAACTAGAG ATGACCATATACCAACTAAAAGCAGAGCTGGAGAAGGGTCCACAGGAAGCAGCTGTCTACACACAACAGATCCACCAGCTGCAGAGCAGTCTGAATAACTTGCAGCAGGAAAGCCAG AGCCTGTCTGAGAAGCTTGCACGTAAGGAGAAAGAGTATCAGAAACTGGAAGAGTGTCTGGAAGCTGAGAAGGCTGCCAAGAAGGGAGTTCAAGGCagcctgagagagagggagctggAGGTTCAAGAGCTCCAGGCTCGGGCCACAGGGGCAGAAGCCTCCGTGCAGAAGGCCCAGACGGAGCTCGGAGAGAGGGCTGAGGAGGTGGCAAAGTTGAAGAGTGAGATCACGGAGCTGGAAGTGAAGCACGCAGAGCTGAAGGTTGAGAGGAAACAGTTGGAACAGCAAAGGGAAGAAAAAGACAGCCAAGGTgctcagcagcagactgagatCAGTCAG CTGCACGCCAAACTGCTGGAGACGGAGAGGCAGCTGGGCGAAGTGCAGGGTCGTCTTAAAGAACAGAGGCAGCTGTCTGGGGAGAAACTAAAAGACCGCGAGCAGCAAGCAGCCGACCTGCAGCTCAAACTGTCCCGTGCAGAGGAACAG TTGAAGGAGAGTGCCAGTAAGAATACAGACCTGCAGCACCAGCTGGAGAAAGCCAAGCAGCAGCACCAGGAGCTGCAGGCGCTGCAGCAAAACACTAACGGCAAACTCCGCGAGGCACAG AATGACCTGGAGCAGGTGCTGCGTCAGATCGGAGATAAGGACCAAAAGATCCAGAATCTGGAGGCTCTGCTGCAGAAGAGTAAGGACATTGTGAGCCAGCTGGAAGCCGAGAGAGATGACCTGTGTGCCAAGATCCAGGCCGGTGAGGGAGAGACGGCTGTGCTCAACCAGCTAAAAGAGAAAAACCTTGCACTACAGGAACAG GTCACGCAGTTGACGGACAAGCTGAAGAACCAGTCGGAGAGCAACAAGCAAGCCCAGGATAACCTACACGAGCAGGTCCAGGAGCAGAAGACCCTGCTGCGTTCAGCCCAGGACCGAGCCCACACCCTGGAGACCTCCGTCACTGAACTCAGCGCCCAGCTCGCAGACAGCAAGGAGAAAGTAGCCCAGCTGGATGCTCAG CTGAAGGCAAAGACAGAGATGCTGCTATCTGCAGAGGCAGCCAAGGCTGCGCAGAAGGCAAACCTGGAAAACAACCTGGAGACTGCTCAACATGCACTGCAGGACAAGCAGCAG GAGCTGAATAAAGTTCAGAAGAAGGTGGAGGAACAGGCCCAGAGGCTCAAGGAGAGACAGGAGCAGTGCACACAGATGGACGCCAGTCTGAAGGAATGCAAAGACAAACTATTGGCCTCAGAACAGCGTATAGAGAAGCTGGAGGGGATCAATAAG AAATTGGAGTCACAGGTTAGGGAGTTGCAGGCCACACGGGACCAAGTGCAGCAAGAAATGCAGAAGCTGCAAAAggaggggtcagaggtcaaacgGAAAGCCAAGGAGCTACAGCGCTCGCTGGAAACTGAGAAAGCAGG GGCCACTACACTACAAGAGGAATTGAAGAAAAAAGCGGCTGCTTTGAGTGACGTTCAGCAGCAGCTGGAGCGCAGTGAGGAGGACAAAGCTGCTCTGAAGTTGGATCTGGACAAGGTGAGCCAGGAGGGAAAGGCGAAGCATGCAGAGCTGGACAGGAAAGCTCAGAGCCTGACAGTAGACTTACAAAAGGCCCAACAAGAGAAAGAGGCTCAAAGGAAGGAGCTTACCTCTACGCAGGAGAGTCTAGGAAAGGCTAATAAGGCACTAAAAGAGAGTCAGAGTCAACTGGACACAGAGAGGAAGAACCATAAGTCAGCAATGGAGGAGAAG GAAAAGTCCAATGAGAAGGCCAGACAGGAGCTTCTTAAGAACAACGAGGCCATCACCAAGGCAATGAAAGAATCTAAAGATCAGTTGGAGCAGATGGGAGAG GCAGAGAAAAAGTTGAAGGTGCAGCTGACCACGTTGGAGCAGCAGCACTTAAAGGCTCAGGGGGCGCtgaaggaaaaagagaaagagttgGAGAAGTTGCAGGCACAACTTAAGATGTCCCAGGGCTCCTTTGAGGAGGAAACGAAGAAACTGGAGGGCCAAGTGGCAAAGTTACAAGAAGTTAATGTCAAGAAG ACGGAAGAGGAGAGTAAGCTGAGGGCTCAGGTGTCAGATCTCGGCAAAGAGCTGGCCTCTGAGAACAGTCGGACGACAGAACTGCAGAAGGCCTTGGAGCAAAGGCAGGAAAGCCTCACTAAGCTTCAGTCTGACTTCTACGGCAAGGAGTCTGAGGTCTCTGCCATGCGTCAAGATCTGAAG GCGTCCGAGGAGAAGCTGAACTTGGCTCAGGAAGAGCTGGCCGCTAACCGCAACCATCAGACAGGTTTAGAGGCTCAGATCCAGGAGCTGCAGACGGGCCGGGGCTCGTTGGAGCAAGAGCTGGCAAAACGGGACCAGAAGCTCCAACAGCAAGAACAAACCCTGAGGGAACTACAGAAGCAACAG GGTCAAGTAAAGGAAGAactggagaaggagaggagtaAAGTGGAGGAGCTGAACAAAGCCAAGAGTGTCCTGGAAAAGAATAACACCAGGCTGACTTCTGAATTAAAAACAGTAACGGAGAAGAGTGAGAAG GAGCTGGGTGAGTTGCTGGAAGCCAAGCAGCTGTTGATCCAGCAGAAAGTGGAGCTGCAGGGTCAGGTGGAGGCAGCACAGAAGAGCCTGGAGCAGGAGCAGAAAGAGCACCAGGCCACCAGGGACAGCAGGAGCCAGCAAGAGGAGCAGCTCCGCGCACAAACCAAGATTGTCCAGGATCAGTTG TCGTCCGAGAAGCGAGCGAGAGAAGAGCAGGTGAAGCGTGGGGAGGAGGCAGAAGCTAAGATGGGTGTGCAGGTGACGGCTCTGAACGAAAACGTGGCCACGCTGAAGAGGGAGTGGCAGGGCAGCCAACGGAGAGTAGGCGAACTGGAGAAGCAGATCGATGAGCTGAGAGGAGAGATCGCTGTGCTGGAGGCCACCGTCCAGAACAACCAGGACGAGAGACGGGCTCTTTTGGAGAG